The following DNA comes from Alphaproteobacteria bacterium HT1-32.
AAGCCGCTGACACCGTCTGCCTTCGGCAATGCCTCCGGCGCATTCTTGTAAAGCCATTCCGTATAGCGGGAGGCATAGGTGACAGCTTCGAGCCAGCTGACAGAGGTTTTGGCCAGCCGTCCGATATTCGATGCCCGACCGCATTTTTCACTGGTCAGGGCGGCATACTGGTCGTCGGTGACTTCATATTTGGCGATATAAAACAGGCGTCCGCCATCGCCGGAACCGGCATTGAAAGATCCGGCGATATGGTCGGCGCGGCTGCTCTCGGCATAGGCAAAGCGGTCGTCATTACCCCCCAGAACCAGCTTGCGATCTCCCAGCAGTTTTTCAGCCGGAACAGGGACGGGACGGAAAACCATTGCCCCGCCGCAGGCAAGCGGCAGGACCAGATCGCCCTCAGAGGGTTTCGGATTGTAATAGCGGTCACGCCAGGTGATTTCGGGCGCCGCATGGCTGGTTGCCAGCGAGGTGAATAACAGGGCTGCCGCGAGGGCCGCCAGCCTGAGTCCGTCAGATTTCACGTAGCGCCTCCGATGGTTCTGTGCCGGCGGCCCGGAAACCGGTCACCAGTGCCGGTGGAATGGCCAGCATCAGGGTCAACAGGCCCGCTGCAGCAAAATGCCAGCTTTCAAGAGCCAGCGCGACCTGTCCGTCACGCAAGACCGGTGCGAAATGCTGCTGTACAGCCGTTGCACCGATGGCATAGACGCCAAGGGATAATACAAACCCGCCTGCGGCCAGCAGTGCGGCCTGCCACATGGGGAAAGCAGCCAGCAGATTGCGCCGGAAACCGATCAGTCCCAGCACGGCCAGCGCCCGGCGTTTACGTTCGACGCCCGCCACCATGCTGGCCATCAGGGCACCGGCCAGTCCGGCGGCGGCGACAGCACCAACGATGATGAACAGGGCGGTGAGATTGCGGTCAAGAGCCAGAATACCGGCTATTCTGTCTGCATCCGTACGCACTTCGATGCCATGTACGCGTACCTTGGCAGACAGGCTTTCCACATCCTCCAGCTCCCGTGCGTAGAGCCTGAAGCTGGCATAGGTCTCAATCGGGCTCCATTCCTTGTCGCCCTCCCAGCTGAACATGGGTACGGCAAAGCCATCGCGATAACGTTCGGCAGCTGCCAGCAGGTCCGGATGAACAAAGACGGATGCGGAAAGGTGGATATGTTCGGGAACAATGGAAAGTACGGTCAGTTCCAGCGTTACCGGTTCAGGGCGGCCATTCCGGTTGCGTTCGACAATCCCCCGTAATGTATCGCCGGGTTTGGCCTGTAACTGCCAGGCGGCACGTGAACTGAGGCTGACCACATGCCGGGAGGGAGCAAGTGATTTGCCGTCACCCAGCGGGTCACCTGTGCCGGAGGGCAGCATCTGGAAATCAAATAATGTCGGGCGGAGGTCATCGTCTGTCGCAAGGCGTCCGAGATAGATCTGTGTCGCAATCGCCCGCGTGGTCGGTACCAGAAAAGCGGTCTCCGGCAGTGCCCGGACTTCATCAAAGAAGTCCTGTCCCAGCCGGTAAGAACCAACGGGGCGGATGCGCAGGGTTTCCGGGTTGGCCCGCAATTCATCAAGCAGGGTTGTGGCGATGCCATGTTTCAGGGCAAACAGCAGCAACAGCGGGGCCACCACGGCGGCCGCCATGATGATCTGGCACAGACTGACCAGCCGGTCATGAAACAGATCGGCAACGGCGAGCCGGAATAAAAGAAGTCCGCTACGCATCATTCAGGTCCAGTCAATCCGGCCAACCGGAGAGCCCGCTTCCGTATGGCAATGGACAGGGGTGAATCCGGATTGGGCCGCCAGTGCGGCGTCATGGGTAACCAGAATAACACAACATCCCAGTTCTGCGGCAGTCGTCACCAGAAGTTCCATAACCTGAGCGGCATTGGTCGCGTCGAGTGATGCCGTCGGCTCATCCGCGAGCACGATGGGAGGGCGATGCGCCAGTGCCCGGGCGATGGCGACGCGCTGGCGCTGGCCAATCGACAGGCTCTCCGGTTTGCGGTTCGCAATACCGGCAATGCCGAGCTTTTCCAGAAGTGCATCAGCCGCAGTTACCGGCTGGCCCAGCAGGCGAAGCGGCAGGCGGGCATTTTCGCGGGCAGACAGAAAGCCCAGAAGTCCACCGGTCTGAAGGACATAGCCGATACCCTGAGAACGGAGTGCCGCCAGTTCTGCGAGGTCACCGGCCTGCCACAGTGCCCCGGCATCAATCACGCCGAGCCGGAAGGCCTCAACGGTCTGAGGGGCAAGGGTCAGAGCCAGAATATCAAGAAAGGTGCTCTTGCCGGACCCGCTTGGTCCGACCACGGCAATGCGGTCTCCGGCTTTCGCCTGAAAGCGGTCAACATGCAGCCGGAAGGCGTCGGGGCCACGGCCACGGCGGCAGACAAGGCCGGTGATATCGATCAGATGTGGTGTCGGGTCAGAGGTGCCGACGCTATGTTCGTTCATCAGGTCAGGGCAATGCAGACAAAGGTACGGGATAGACGGCATCGCCGGGGGCTGCACCTTCATCCAGTGTAACCCAGTTATCGACATCATCGTGGAAGCTCTGGTAGAGCCTGACTTTTGCAGAGAGGTCATCCAGGAAGGCGACCTGTTCGCCGATGCTCCAGCGGTTCCACATTTCTTCCGAGAGCGCCAGAACACGGCTCTGATAGGGCAGGTCTTCCAGATATTCACCCATCAGCCCGAGTTCCTGAAGATTGGTCTGCCCGGCTTTGCCGACCTGTGTCGGGTCACGGCTCAGAACGGCAGCGGCGCTTTTCAGCTGGTCAAAAAACTTGTCACGGCTGATCTCGGTGGCGATGCCGACATCGACAATCTGGCGCAGTGCGGTCTGCAAATCACTGAGCTGGTTCTTGGTCAGCAGTAACCTGAC
Coding sequences within:
- a CDS encoding lipoprotein ABC transporter permease; protein product: MRSGLLLFRLAVADLFHDRLVSLCQIIMAAAVVAPLLLLFALKHGIATTLLDELRANPETLRIRPVGSYRLGQDFFDEVRALPETAFLVPTTRAIATQIYLGRLATDDDLRPTLFDFQMLPSGTGDPLGDGKSLAPSRHVVSLSSRAAWQLQAKPGDTLRGIVERNRNGRPEPVTLELTVLSIVPEHIHLSASVFVHPDLLAAAERYRDGFAVPMFSWEGDKEWSPIETYASFRLYARELEDVESLSAKVRVHGIEVRTDADRIAGILALDRNLTALFIIVGAVAAAGLAGALMASMVAGVERKRRALAVLGLIGFRRNLLAAFPMWQAALLAAGGFVLSLGVYAIGATAVQQHFAPVLRDGQVALALESWHFAAAGLLTLMLAIPPALVTGFRAAGTEPSEALREI
- a CDS encoding ATP-binding cassette domain-containing protein, with the protein product MTSLQKSGSTRASTMMSITGLHWMKVQPPAMPSIPYLCLHCPDLMNEHSVGTSDPTPHLIDITGLVCRRGRGPDAFRLHVDRFQAKAGDRIAVVGPSGSGKSTFLDILALTLAPQTVEAFRLGVIDAGALWQAGDLAELAALRSQGIGYVLQTGGLLGFLSARENARLPLRLLGQPVTAADALLEKLGIAGIANRKPESLSIGQRQRVAIARALAHRPPIVLADEPTASLDATNAAQVMELLVTTAAELGCCVILVTHDAALAAQSGFTPVHCHTEAGSPVGRIDWT